The following coding sequences lie in one Arachis hypogaea cultivar Tifrunner chromosome 4, arahy.Tifrunner.gnm2.J5K5, whole genome shotgun sequence genomic window:
- the LOC112797930 gene encoding cytochrome P450 85A produces the protein MAMLLGIIGGVVLVLCFCSVFLLKWNEVRYRRKGLPPGTMGWPLFGETTEFLKQGPNFMKHQRTRYGSFFKSHILGCPTIVSMDPELNRYILMNESKGLVPGYPQSMLDILGKCNIAAVHGSTHKYMRGALLSIISPTLIKDQHLPKIDEFMRSFLSHWDNRIINLQDKTKEMAFLSSLKQIAGMESSSISHPFMTEFFKLVLGTLSLPIDLPGTNYRRGLQARKNIVSILSQLLDERRESQETHQDMLGSLMMGRRENRYKLTDEEIIDLIITIMYSGYETVSTTSMMAVKYLHDHPKVLEEMRKEHFAIRERKKPEDPIDCNDLKSMRFTRAVIFETSRLATIVNGVLRKTTHDMELNGYLIPKGWRIYVYTREINYDQFLYQDPLTFNPWRWLGNSLESQSHFLIFGGGTRQCPGKELGIAEISTFLHYFVTRYRWEEVGGDKLMKFPRVEAPNGLHIRVSSFTN, from the exons ATGGCTATGTTGTTGGGAATCATTGGTGGGGTGgtgttggtgctctgtttttgcTCTGTTTTCTTGTTGAAGTGGAATGAAGTGAGGTATAGGAGGAAAGGATTGCCACCAGGGACAATGGGGTGGCCTCTTTTTGGAGAAACCACTGAGTTTCTTAAGCAAGGTCCAAACTTCATGAAACACCAGAGAACAAG GTATGGTAGTTTTTTCAAATCACACATACTTGGGTGTCCTACCATAGTGTCAATGGATCCAGAGCTGAACAGATACATTCTGATGAATGAATCAAAAGGGCTTGTTCCTGGTTACCCTCAATCAATGTTGGATATCTTAGGAAAATGCAATATTGCAGCTGTTCATGGCTCCACTCACAAGTATATGAGAGGTGCATTATTATCCATCATTAGTCCTACTTTGATCAAAGATCAGCATCTGCCTAAGATTGATGAGTTCATGAGATCTTTTCTTAGTCATTGGGATAACAGAATCATCAACCTTCAAGACAAAACCAAAGAG ATGGCATTTCTCTCATCACTTAAGCAGATTGCTGGCATGGAATCTAGCTCAATATCTCATCCATTCATGACAGAGTTCTTTAAGCTTGTTCTAGGAACACTCTCCTTGCCTATTGATCTTCCCGGCACAAATTATCGCCGCGGACTACAG GCAAGGAAGAACATTGTTAGCATTCTAAGTCAGTTGCTAGATGAAAGGAGAGAATCCCAAGAAACACACCAAGACATGCTTGGAAGCTTGATGATGGGTAGAAGAGAAAACAGATACAAATTAACTGATGAAGAGATCATTGATCTGATAATCACAATCATGTATTCTGGTTATGAAACTGTTTCaactacatcaatgatggcagtCAAGTACCTCCATGATCATCCCAAAGTTCTTGAAGAAATGAGA AAAGAGCATTTTGctataagagagagaaagaagccAGAGGATCCAATTGATTGTAATGATCTTAAGTCAATGAGGTTCACTCGTGCG GTTATTTTTGAGACCTCGAGATTAGCTACAATAGTCAATGGTGTTCTGAGAAAAACAACTCATGACATGGAACTAAATG GGTATTTGATTCCTAAAGGTTGgagaatatatgtatatacaaGAGAGATAAATTATGACCAGTTTCTGTATCAAGATCCACTGACATTTAATCCTTGGAGATGGCTG GGAAATAGCTTAGAGTCACAGAGCCACTTCTTGATATTTGGAGGAGGCACTAGGCAGTGTCCAGGAAAAGAGTTGGGAATAGCAGAAATTTCcactttcttacattattttgtaACTAGATACAG GTGGGAAGAAGTAGGGGGAGATAAACTAATGAAATTTCCTAGAGTTGAGGCACCAAATGGACTTCACATTAGGGTCTCATCTTTTACTAACTAG